The following coding sequences lie in one Vibrio casei genomic window:
- a CDS encoding ACT domain-containing protein — translation MTDTTVFIVNFSGEAQPSVLKQLALASHQSGARWLVSKINYLDKQVAGLIKIECPSNQVDSIQRAFSSEPNLNAHFAIATSIQHPEDDIYDLRFDSNEHSGILSEITHTLEKERAQILSIHSHRVFLAGKSGIQEGMFTSRLSIQLPSDTNIQDIISELQAISVGTRVINETD, via the coding sequence ATGACTGACACGACTGTTTTTATTGTCAACTTTTCAGGTGAGGCACAACCTTCTGTTTTGAAACAATTGGCACTGGCCAGTCATCAAAGCGGAGCTCGTTGGTTAGTCAGTAAAATAAACTATCTTGATAAGCAAGTTGCCGGCCTTATCAAAATTGAATGCCCTTCAAACCAAGTCGACAGCATTCAGAGAGCATTCTCATCAGAACCTAACCTAAATGCGCACTTTGCTATTGCTACATCAATACAGCATCCTGAAGACGATATCTATGATTTACGCTTTGATTCTAACGAGCATTCAGGCATCCTGAGTGAAATTACTCACACTCTTGAAAAAGAGCGAGCTCAAATATTAAGCATACATAGTCATCGAGTCTTTTTAGCAGGGAAGTCTGGCATTCAAGAAGGAATGTTCACCTCTCGCCTCAGTATTCAGCTCCCATCGGATACCAATATTCAAGATATTATTTCAGAATTACAAGCTATCAGTGTTGGCACTAGAGTGATCAACGAAACCGATTAA
- a CDS encoding DUF3943 domain-containing protein encodes MNKSALLTLMASIPTVALATPSSYDSVFQYDQLTYQVSCATNIANETYCQPPKPNKEFSLNLNANPLFDNNSIPRYLQTSDERDWEYLLDQTYTILGLSVATVGLMTLLPESVTKWDSEQRSLSGLGNKWKENVSEGPVWDEDAHYLNYVMHPYFGGVYYTVARHSGFNEFDSFLYSFTMSTFFWEYGVEAFAEVPSWQDLFITPFFGAMVGEGMYKMEHYLITEMDSEIFGSTTLGVISLFFLNPVGHIHHWVTDSWGADAEASFNTTPWFGNKNAANFALSSGAPLDSQFVSLNLSLHF; translated from the coding sequence GTGAATAAATCTGCCTTATTAACATTAATGGCGAGTATTCCTACCGTTGCATTAGCAACACCTTCTTCCTACGATTCTGTCTTTCAATATGATCAACTAACTTATCAAGTGAGTTGCGCAACTAATATTGCAAACGAAACTTACTGTCAGCCACCAAAACCAAATAAAGAATTCTCACTTAATCTTAATGCAAACCCGCTATTCGATAACAACAGCATACCACGCTATTTACAGACTTCCGATGAAAGAGATTGGGAATACCTATTAGATCAAACCTACACTATTTTAGGTTTGAGCGTTGCAACGGTTGGTTTAATGACATTACTACCAGAAAGCGTGACGAAATGGGACAGTGAGCAACGTTCCTTAAGTGGCTTAGGCAATAAGTGGAAAGAAAACGTATCCGAAGGCCCCGTTTGGGATGAAGATGCTCATTACTTAAATTACGTTATGCATCCCTATTTTGGCGGGGTTTATTATACCGTAGCCCGTCATTCTGGTTTTAATGAATTCGATTCTTTTCTTTACTCATTCACTATGTCGACTTTTTTCTGGGAGTATGGCGTCGAAGCCTTTGCAGAAGTGCCGTCTTGGCAGGATTTATTCATCACTCCTTTTTTCGGGGCAATGGTTGGGGAAGGCATGTATAAAATGGAACATTACTTAATCACGGAAATGGACAGTGAAATTTTTGGTTCCACTACATTAGGCGTGATTAGCTTATTCTTTCTAAATCCTGTTGGTCATATTCACCATTGGGTTACCGACTCATGGGGAGCAGATGCAGAGGCTAGTTTCAATACAACACCTTGGTTTGGCAATAAAAACGCAGCCAATTTTGCATTAAGCTCCGGTGCACCATTAGACTCTCAATTTGTGTCACTCAATTTGTCTTTACACTTTTAA
- a CDS encoding CinA family nicotinamide mononucleotide deamidase-related protein, which yields MVKISMLSTGEEVLHGDIVDTNASWLSEVFFEHGFALNYRSTIGDQLDELRDEIISLSERNDVVIVNGGLGPTSDDLSALAAAQAAGVELKLSQHWLDTITEYFSRINRPMADSNIKQAMLPEGASVIDNPVGTACGFSIELNGAMVMFTPGVPFEFKKMVRDEILPKLKLCFPNVKRLVCNKIYTFGLGESGIADALSSLDIPEAFSLGYRSYMPFIEVKVFSPHSDSNIEMVLTAITERLKNYVLGINQPLIDVIGEGLTNKQWQLSILEQVTGGEVARQMYQSERSQQSFVQSVVDNQAEPLAELSDAILLNNEYRLETQSHACLANFKLEDGSIGLALSSQLGNYAQNIMFKRDYPIKAQQVLIATVLLDMLRRHMNGESPSIEFGHFETLSTIEKTDECR from the coding sequence ATGGTCAAGATATCAATGTTGAGTACAGGCGAGGAGGTATTACACGGTGACATTGTGGATACCAATGCTTCTTGGCTGTCTGAAGTGTTTTTTGAGCACGGTTTTGCATTAAATTATCGAAGCACCATTGGTGATCAATTAGACGAATTGAGAGATGAAATCATTTCATTAAGTGAACGTAATGATGTGGTTATTGTTAATGGTGGTCTAGGCCCTACGAGTGATGATTTAAGTGCGTTAGCAGCAGCTCAAGCAGCTGGAGTTGAGTTGAAGTTGAGTCAACATTGGTTAGATACCATTACGGAATACTTTTCTCGAATTAACAGACCAATGGCTGACAGCAATATTAAGCAAGCAATGCTACCTGAAGGTGCAAGCGTTATTGATAATCCTGTAGGCACGGCTTGTGGTTTTAGCATTGAATTAAATGGCGCCATGGTTATGTTTACCCCAGGCGTACCATTTGAATTTAAAAAGATGGTAAGAGATGAAATTCTACCGAAATTAAAATTATGTTTTCCAAACGTGAAACGCTTAGTGTGCAATAAAATTTATACTTTTGGGCTCGGGGAGTCTGGTATTGCAGATGCTTTGTCTTCTCTTGATATTCCTGAAGCATTCAGCTTAGGTTACCGTTCATACATGCCATTTATAGAAGTGAAAGTATTTAGCCCACACTCGGATTCAAATATTGAGATGGTTTTAACAGCCATCACAGAACGATTAAAAAATTATGTTTTAGGTATTAATCAACCATTGATCGATGTTATTGGTGAAGGGTTAACGAATAAACAATGGCAGCTATCGATACTTGAGCAAGTAACCGGTGGTGAAGTCGCTCGACAGATGTATCAATCCGAAAGGTCTCAGCAGTCATTTGTACAGAGTGTTGTGGATAATCAAGCTGAACCGTTGGCTGAGTTAAGCGATGCTATTTTATTGAATAACGAGTACCGCTTAGAGACTCAGTCTCATGCCTGTTTAGCGAACTTTAAACTAGAAGATGGCAGTATTGGTTTAGCATTAAGCAGTCAACTTGGAAACTACGCACAAAATATTATGTTTAAGCGTGACTATCCGATTAAAGCTCAGCAAGTATTAATTGCCACCGTTTTATTGGATATGCTAAGGCGACATATGAATGGCGAATCGCCTAGTATCGAATTTGGACATTTTGAAACATTATCCACTATTGAGAAAACTGATGAATGTAGATAA
- a CDS encoding DUF481 domain-containing protein, which yields MKLSTLIPALPILLVTSSVYAADDTITPNDSGEFSGGAKLGFIYSNASTSSTSLNSGAWLKYEKAKWTNDFKASTYYTKSSDSEDDGTNKYSLGYKLSYQIAESYNAFIDNEYVHDQFETYREVYSVTAGIEKALIKTKTTQLNIGGGPGYRYNKRQPNDVDAPNKVSEDVIANAFINGKTQLTDSLSVGGDADVDYGESNTTYTFGANLSNKLVGDVALVLDAQYIYNTDVASNKSNDEVYTTVSISYDF from the coding sequence ATGAAATTATCAACATTGATTCCAGCGTTACCCATTTTGCTTGTTACTTCTTCTGTTTACGCTGCTGATGATACTATCACACCTAATGATAGCGGTGAATTTAGTGGTGGGGCGAAACTTGGTTTTATTTATTCTAATGCATCGACTAGTTCAACATCATTGAATTCTGGAGCATGGCTAAAATATGAAAAAGCTAAGTGGACGAATGATTTTAAAGCCAGTACTTATTATACGAAATCGTCTGACTCTGAAGATGATGGAACAAATAAGTACTCATTAGGGTATAAGTTGTCTTATCAAATAGCTGAAAGCTACAATGCATTTATTGATAATGAATATGTTCATGATCAGTTTGAAACTTATCGAGAAGTGTATTCAGTGACAGCTGGTATAGAAAAAGCACTGATTAAAACGAAGACAACGCAACTGAATATTGGTGGCGGTCCAGGTTATCGTTACAATAAAAGACAGCCGAATGATGTTGATGCACCAAATAAAGTTAGCGAAGATGTGATTGCTAATGCTTTCATTAATGGTAAAACACAATTGACAGATAGCCTCTCAGTGGGCGGAGATGCGGATGTCGATTACGGTGAATCAAATACAACGTATACTTTTGGTGCGAATTTAAGTAATAAATTAGTAGGGGATGTAGCTTTAGTTTTGGATGCTCAATATATCTATAATACGGATGTAGCTTCAAATAAAAGTAATGATGAAGTCTATACCACTGTGAGCATTAGCTACGATTTTTAA
- the yfaE gene encoding class I ribonucleotide reductase maintenance protein YfaE, producing the protein MKKVQINHITQLTTSASNTLLEAMEQAGLEPEFQCRDGHCGACKCELLSGEVEYVGFALASMHPKEILPCICKAKSDVILNNVRYQQPVKKHA; encoded by the coding sequence ATGAAAAAAGTGCAAATCAATCACATAACACAACTCACTACTAGCGCTTCTAACACTTTGTTAGAAGCAATGGAGCAAGCAGGTCTAGAGCCCGAATTTCAATGTCGAGATGGTCATTGTGGTGCCTGTAAATGCGAATTGTTATCCGGCGAAGTGGAATATGTAGGTTTTGCACTTGCATCTATGCACCCGAAAGAAATTTTACCTTGTATATGCAAAGCTAAATCGGATGTGATATTAAATAATGTGCGCTATCAACAACCCGTCAAAAAACACGCGTAG
- the nrdB gene encoding class Ia ribonucleoside-diphosphate reductase subunit beta — MAYSIFNQNKNDQLKEPMFLGQSVNVARYDQQKFEIFEKLIEKQLSFFWRPEEVDVSSDRIDYNKLPEHEKHIFISNLKYQTLLDSIQGRSPNVALLPLVSLPELETWIETWSFSETIHSRSYTHIIRNIVNNPSVVFDDIVENEHIVKRAKDIAHYYDELIRLTNDYHRYGEGSHILNGETVTVNLHELKKQLYLCLMSVNALEAIRFYVSFACSFAFAERELMEGNAKIIKLIARDEALHLTGTQHMLNILRNGQDDFAFVQIAEECKQECFDLFKQAAEQEKEWAEYLFKDGSMIGLNKDILCQYVEYITNIRMQAVGLGMAYPAATSNPIPWINAWLSSDNVQVAPQEAEISSYLVGQIDNEIDSDDFGDFEL; from the coding sequence ATGGCTTACAGTATCTTTAATCAGAATAAAAACGATCAACTAAAAGAACCTATGTTTTTAGGTCAGTCCGTCAATGTTGCTCGTTACGACCAACAAAAATTCGAGATCTTCGAAAAATTAATCGAAAAGCAACTTTCATTTTTTTGGCGTCCAGAAGAAGTGGACGTATCAAGTGACCGAATTGATTACAACAAGCTACCTGAGCATGAAAAGCATATTTTCATCAGTAATTTAAAATATCAGACATTACTTGATTCGATTCAAGGTCGTAGCCCGAACGTAGCCCTTCTTCCGTTAGTTTCTTTACCTGAATTGGAAACGTGGATTGAAACATGGTCTTTCTCTGAAACTATCCATTCTCGTTCTTATACTCATATCATTCGTAATATTGTCAATAATCCAAGTGTTGTATTTGACGATATTGTTGAAAATGAGCACATTGTTAAGCGTGCAAAAGATATTGCACATTATTATGATGAGCTGATCCGTCTAACAAACGATTACCACCGCTACGGTGAAGGCTCACATATACTCAATGGTGAAACGGTTACTGTTAATCTACATGAACTAAAAAAACAGTTGTACTTATGCTTGATGTCAGTCAATGCGTTAGAAGCCATTCGTTTTTACGTCAGCTTTGCTTGTTCATTTGCTTTTGCAGAGCGTGAATTAATGGAAGGTAACGCAAAAATTATTAAACTAATCGCTCGTGATGAAGCTCTCCATCTTACTGGTACGCAGCACATGCTTAACATTTTGCGTAATGGGCAAGATGATTTTGCTTTTGTTCAAATCGCTGAGGAATGCAAACAAGAATGCTTCGATCTCTTTAAACAAGCAGCTGAACAAGAAAAAGAATGGGCAGAATACCTATTTAAAGACGGCTCAATGATTGGCTTAAACAAAGATATTCTTTGTCAGTATGTTGAGTACATCACCAATATTCGTATGCAAGCGGTTGGACTTGGCATGGCATACCCTGCTGCAACCAGCAATCCAATTCCTTGGATTAATGCATGGCTATCTTCAGATAACGTTCAAGTTGCCCCACAAGAAGCTGAAATCAGTTCATACTTAGTTGGTCAAATTGACAACGAGATTGACTCTGATGACTTTGGTGATTTTGAGCTTTAA